In Microbacterium sp. SLBN-146, one genomic interval encodes:
- a CDS encoding glycosyltransferase family 4 protein: MGKKHARAARPTSPHVLIIVQNLPVPLDRRVWLECQALIARGYRVSVICPKGPGDPSFHRIDGVDIYTYAPAPEARGLIGFAWEFAYSWIRTALLTLRVQRRSGRFNVLQACNPPDTYWLLALLWRARRVSFVFDHHDLNPELFRSRFGEPTGLLRKLEYRALLWLERRSFRAADHIISTNESYKAKAVTRGGRNPDDVTVVRSGPDTRKMRPIYPAHPRPADEIRLAYVGIMGPQDGIDQVLLVMDELVHKRGRANVKAVLLGFGDCLEDLKKQTTELGLNGHVRFTGRVDRVALAEHLSSADIGLCPDLKTPLNDVSTMNKTMEYMSYALPAVSFDLAETRVSGADTVVYAPSGDVGAFADLVERLIDDPAERLALAKAGRARVSDVLDWRPQAEAYVGVFDAVTGFHRPGPAVLDDATPSATDAQGRRYVDLADEAALDAYLLTRSSEPEQHS, encoded by the coding sequence ATGGGGAAGAAGCACGCACGCGCCGCACGGCCGACGTCGCCGCACGTCCTGATCATCGTGCAGAATCTGCCGGTCCCGCTCGATCGTCGCGTATGGCTGGAGTGCCAGGCTCTCATCGCCCGCGGCTACCGGGTCAGCGTGATCTGTCCGAAGGGGCCGGGCGACCCCTCCTTCCACCGCATCGACGGCGTCGACATCTACACGTACGCCCCGGCTCCGGAAGCACGAGGTCTCATCGGCTTCGCGTGGGAGTTCGCCTACAGCTGGATCCGCACAGCCCTCCTCACCCTTCGTGTCCAGCGTCGTTCGGGACGCTTCAACGTCCTGCAGGCGTGCAATCCGCCGGACACCTACTGGCTGCTCGCGCTGCTGTGGCGCGCTCGGCGCGTCTCGTTCGTCTTCGACCACCACGATCTCAATCCCGAGCTGTTCCGCTCGCGGTTCGGGGAGCCCACCGGACTCCTGCGCAAGCTCGAGTACCGCGCCCTGCTGTGGCTCGAGCGCCGCTCGTTCCGTGCCGCCGACCACATCATCTCGACCAATGAGTCGTACAAGGCGAAGGCCGTGACGCGCGGCGGCCGGAACCCCGACGATGTCACCGTCGTGCGCAGCGGCCCCGACACACGCAAGATGCGCCCGATCTATCCGGCGCACCCGCGGCCCGCCGACGAGATCCGCCTCGCGTACGTCGGCATCATGGGCCCGCAGGACGGCATCGACCAAGTTCTGCTCGTGATGGACGAACTCGTCCACAAACGTGGACGAGCCAACGTCAAGGCGGTCCTTCTCGGGTTCGGCGACTGCCTCGAAGACCTCAAGAAGCAGACCACGGAACTCGGCCTGAACGGACACGTCCGCTTCACGGGCCGCGTCGATCGGGTCGCCCTCGCTGAGCACTTGAGCAGCGCCGACATCGGGTTGTGCCCCGACCTCAAAACCCCGCTGAACGACGTCTCGACGATGAACAAGACGATGGAGTACATGTCGTATGCACTCCCCGCCGTGTCCTTCGACCTTGCCGAGACACGAGTCTCCGGCGCCGACACGGTCGTCTACGCCCCGTCAGGAGACGTCGGCGCATTCGCGGACCTCGTCGAACGCCTCATCGATGACCCGGCCGAACGTCTTGCACTTGCCAAAGCCGGTCGGGCGCGGGTGAGCGACGTGCTCGACTGGAGGCCGCAGGCCGAGGCCTACGTGGGCGTCTTCGACGCGGTGACGGGGTTCCACCGTCCGGGTCCGGCCGTTCTCGACGACGCGACACCCTCCGCGACCGACGCGCAGGGCCGTCGCTACGTCGACCTCGCTGACGAGGCCGCGCTCGATGCCTACCTCCTCACGCGCAGTTCCGAGCCGGAGCAGCATTCATGA
- a CDS encoding sugar transferase codes for MSAINLSAGTLIDFDAPISSAPISAPRAVDTKPVLTLVPRVEPALERRRQWERRFARRLRITDAVLVAAVVASVVGVMMLVTNVSAGAWMVAGVTASTWLLMLSLGRTRDSEVLGSGTSEYKRVAHASAYTFGFLAVLFLVFQWQQLRFDLLIALPVGTVALLAGRWSWRKWLHRQRAYGLYSKRAIVTGTRDDIEYVLRTLSESGSLDYTIVGTAPSDGSRERIVANGIAYDVLGPMSSVAVHARALGADSIIVANRPDDDPEFIKRLSWELEGTASELVISSRIADVAGPRISLQPLDGLPLIKVQIPEFEGGQHALKRAVDIVFAGLVMIPIALVVMPIIGLLIKLDDRGPVFFRQTRIGRDGQEFGILKFRTMRIDAEEQLAKLQAQNEGNGVLFKMKKDPRVTRIGAILRKYSIDELPQFWNVLRGDMSVVGPRPPLPREVREYDGKVYRRLFIKPGITGLWQVSGRSDLSWEESVRLDLRYVENWSIMSDLMIMWRTAKVMVAPSGAGAY; via the coding sequence GTGAGCGCGATCAACCTGAGCGCGGGCACGCTCATCGACTTCGACGCGCCGATCTCTTCGGCGCCGATCTCGGCACCTCGGGCGGTCGACACGAAGCCCGTCCTGACGCTCGTCCCTCGGGTCGAGCCGGCGCTCGAGCGCCGCAGGCAGTGGGAGCGCCGCTTCGCGCGTCGTCTGCGCATCACGGATGCCGTTCTCGTTGCCGCCGTCGTGGCATCCGTCGTGGGCGTCATGATGCTCGTGACCAACGTCTCAGCCGGGGCCTGGATGGTCGCGGGCGTCACGGCCTCGACGTGGCTGCTGATGCTGTCGCTGGGCCGCACCCGCGACTCTGAGGTCCTCGGCTCGGGCACGAGCGAATACAAGCGGGTCGCGCACGCCTCGGCGTACACGTTCGGATTCCTCGCGGTGCTGTTCCTGGTCTTCCAGTGGCAGCAACTGCGCTTCGACCTCCTGATCGCGCTGCCCGTCGGCACTGTCGCGCTTCTCGCCGGCCGCTGGTCGTGGCGCAAGTGGCTCCACCGCCAGCGTGCGTACGGCCTCTACTCGAAGCGCGCGATCGTGACGGGCACCCGCGACGACATCGAGTACGTGCTGCGGACCCTGAGCGAAAGCGGATCCCTCGACTACACGATCGTCGGCACGGCACCCTCGGACGGCTCGCGCGAACGGATCGTCGCGAACGGCATCGCCTACGACGTGCTCGGACCCATGAGCTCCGTCGCCGTCCACGCCCGCGCGCTCGGGGCCGACTCGATCATCGTGGCGAACCGCCCCGACGACGACCCCGAGTTCATCAAGCGCCTCAGCTGGGAGCTCGAGGGCACGGCATCCGAACTCGTCATCTCGAGCCGCATCGCCGACGTCGCCGGGCCCCGCATCTCGCTGCAGCCGCTCGACGGCCTTCCGCTCATCAAGGTGCAGATCCCCGAGTTCGAGGGTGGCCAGCACGCCCTCAAGCGCGCCGTCGACATCGTCTTCGCGGGCCTGGTGATGATCCCGATCGCTCTCGTCGTCATGCCGATCATCGGACTCCTCATCAAGCTCGACGACCGGGGCCCGGTCTTCTTCCGCCAGACCCGCATCGGGCGCGACGGTCAGGAATTCGGCATCCTCAAGTTCCGCACGATGCGCATCGACGCCGAGGAGCAGCTCGCGAAGCTCCAGGCGCAGAACGAGGGCAACGGCGTCCTGTTCAAGATGAAGAAGGACCCGCGCGTCACGCGCATCGGAGCGATCCTGCGCAAGTACTCGATCGACGAGCTGCCGCAGTTCTGGAACGTGCTGCGCGGCGACATGAGCGTCGTAGGCCCGCGGCCACCGCTCCCCCGCGAAGTGCGCGAGTACGACGGCAAGGTGTACCGCCGCCTCTTCATCAAGCCCGGCATCACGGGCCTCTGGCAGGTTTCGGGCCGCAGCGACCTCTCGTGGGAGGAGAGCGTCCGGCTCGACCTCCGCTACGTCGAGAACTGGTCGATCATGAGCGATCTCATGATCATGTGGCGCACAGCGAAGGTCATGGTGGCGCCCAGCGGGGCCGGCGCCTACTGA
- a CDS encoding glycosyltransferase yields MIGTRGVPAAYGGFETAVEEVGKRLAERGHDVVVYTRGAEDRRSEYLGMRIVHLPAVPQKQLETLSHTAVSALHAVGRDRPDVAFVFNAANSPFLPLLRWRGIPVALHMDGLEWRRSKWGPRGRAYYRWAEQQGVRTADALIADAPGIADYYLHQFDAPTELIRYGAPLIDDVPHDPIRAWDLEPGGYHLVVARFEPENHVLEIVQGFHESGSRRKLVVVGAAPYSAEYTQAVHAVASADDRIVMLGRVDDQAALDALYAHAHTYIHGHSVGGTNPSLLRAMGARTAVIAYDVEFNREVLDGHAWLFGNTRELARCIESVEQNGESVRRMSDEVRERAASAFRWDDVADQYEDLAHRLDAGYSVHGAVRSARRAGVEWRF; encoded by the coding sequence ATGATCGGCACGCGCGGCGTGCCCGCCGCGTACGGAGGATTCGAAACCGCCGTCGAGGAGGTGGGAAAGCGTCTCGCCGAGCGCGGCCACGACGTCGTCGTCTATACGAGGGGCGCCGAAGACCGCAGGAGCGAGTACCTCGGAATGCGGATCGTCCACCTGCCGGCGGTGCCGCAGAAGCAACTCGAGACGCTCTCGCACACCGCCGTGTCGGCTCTTCACGCCGTCGGCCGGGACCGACCCGACGTCGCCTTCGTCTTCAACGCCGCCAACTCCCCCTTCCTGCCGCTGCTGCGGTGGCGCGGCATCCCCGTCGCCCTTCACATGGACGGGCTCGAGTGGCGGCGGTCGAAGTGGGGACCACGCGGCCGCGCCTACTATCGCTGGGCCGAACAGCAGGGTGTCCGCACGGCTGACGCCCTGATCGCGGACGCACCGGGGATCGCGGACTACTACCTTCACCAGTTCGACGCTCCGACGGAGCTCATCCGGTACGGGGCGCCCCTGATCGACGATGTCCCGCACGACCCGATCCGCGCGTGGGACCTCGAGCCCGGCGGCTACCATCTCGTCGTCGCGCGTTTCGAGCCCGAGAACCATGTGCTCGAGATCGTGCAGGGATTCCACGAGAGCGGCTCTCGCCGGAAGCTCGTCGTGGTGGGCGCAGCGCCGTACAGCGCCGAATACACACAGGCGGTGCACGCCGTGGCATCCGCCGACGATCGCATCGTGATGCTGGGCAGGGTCGACGACCAGGCGGCGCTCGACGCCCTCTACGCACACGCGCACACGTATATCCACGGGCACTCCGTCGGAGGAACCAACCCGTCGCTCCTGCGGGCGATGGGGGCGCGGACGGCCGTGATCGCGTACGACGTCGAGTTCAACCGCGAGGTCCTCGACGGCCACGCGTGGCTGTTCGGGAACACGCGAGAGCTCGCGCGCTGCATCGAGTCGGTCGAGCAGAACGGCGAGAGTGTTCGCCGGATGTCGGACGAGGTGCGCGAGCGGGCGGCGTCAGCGTTCCGGTGGGACGACGTGGCCGACCAGTACGAGGACCTCGCGCATCGGCTCGATGCCGGGTACTCGGTCCACGGCGCTGTGCGGTCCGCGCGGCGAGCCGGAGTGGAGTGGCGATTCTGA
- a CDS encoding polysaccharide deacetylase family protein — protein MSTSRSGRRAARATSRRRRRSAVIAIIVSATVLVGGAAAAFAMSRASVPTTASVAVGETATPAPATPSPTPTPLTPQEQLLASTDDPAACVVTFAGEGVTDAPQLQTQGTLYAGLPIPASDGRVFAGWYTTPEDAAGSAIAGRVNGADMVACTDQQITLHGAWKTPEENAAENARIPILMYHQFTAKPEGEAGWLRGNYAYIGDFDAHMNHIATTGFYLPTWDELSAFIDGRLFLPTHSVIVTDDDADQTWFDLAVPVVDKYKVLSTSFMITAYRQDPAPSPYVLRRSHTHDMHQAGANGDGRIVNWSVPEIVADMETSAGVLGVKEVMAYPYGHYNDTAKEGLRQAGWEMARTIEPGYVTIGTDKLALPTVRINYGMGLPALINLIG, from the coding sequence GTGTCGACGTCTCGCTCCGGCAGACGCGCCGCCCGCGCGACCTCACGTCGTCGCCGCCGCAGCGCCGTCATCGCCATCATCGTGTCTGCAACCGTGCTCGTCGGCGGTGCCGCTGCCGCCTTCGCCATGTCGCGGGCGAGCGTACCGACGACGGCATCCGTGGCGGTCGGAGAGACCGCGACACCGGCCCCGGCGACACCATCGCCCACACCGACGCCGCTGACCCCGCAGGAGCAGTTGCTCGCGTCGACCGACGATCCCGCCGCATGCGTCGTGACGTTCGCGGGCGAGGGTGTGACGGATGCGCCCCAGCTGCAGACGCAGGGGACGCTCTACGCGGGACTTCCGATCCCGGCGAGCGACGGCCGGGTCTTCGCCGGCTGGTACACGACCCCGGAGGATGCCGCGGGGTCCGCCATTGCCGGCCGGGTGAACGGCGCCGACATGGTCGCCTGCACCGATCAGCAGATCACGCTCCACGGTGCGTGGAAGACGCCGGAAGAGAACGCGGCGGAGAACGCGCGGATCCCGATCCTCATGTACCACCAGTTCACGGCGAAGCCCGAGGGCGAGGCCGGGTGGCTCCGCGGCAACTATGCGTACATCGGCGACTTCGACGCGCACATGAACCACATCGCGACGACGGGGTTCTACCTGCCGACGTGGGATGAGCTGAGTGCCTTCATCGACGGGCGTCTCTTCCTCCCCACCCACTCCGTCATCGTGACCGACGACGACGCGGACCAGACGTGGTTCGACCTCGCGGTCCCCGTCGTCGACAAGTACAAGGTGCTCTCCACCTCCTTCATGATCACCGCCTACCGCCAGGATCCGGCCCCGTCGCCCTACGTCCTGCGGCGCTCGCACACGCACGACATGCATCAGGCCGGGGCCAACGGCGACGGCCGCATCGTCAACTGGAGCGTTCCCGAGATCGTCGCCGACATGGAGACGTCGGCGGGAGTCCTGGGCGTCAAGGAGGTCATGGCCTACCCGTACGGCCACTACAACGACACGGCCAAGGAGGGCCTGCGCCAAGCGGGCTGGGAGATGGCGCGCACGATCGAGCCGGGCTACGTCACGATCGGCACTGACAAGCTCGCACTACCGACCGTACGAATCAATTACGGAATGGGCCTGCCCGCGCTCATCAATCTGATCGGATGA
- a CDS encoding LVIVD repeat-containing protein, with protein MSTLTTPRSRWRTRTLAAAGAVFLGISMMSATTAVADPMPTDPREGLSAGLYDAGVAASGVEHLATLQKTAGLSTNSDIAFKDDMAIVGNYNGIQFYDVSNPSAPELVSILNCPGSQNDVSVVGNLLFMSVESTAARLDCVPGSSAPVFRGVRVFDISNVTNPVQVAAVQTCRGSHTHTVLQDPDDTENIYIYVSGTAGVRSAEQLAGCSNETAEAANPSRWRIEVIKVPVANPAAAAVVTESRLFADATTGRVDGLQNGPTAESPRHPSGANYSPSPNTNACHDITVYPEIGLAAGACQGNGILIDISDPANPKRIDAVADPNFSYWHSATFNNDGTKVIFTDEWGGGGGAYCQPIHQSNWGANGIFDIVDGKLKFASYYKIPNVQTNRENCVAHNGSLVPVPGRDIMVQAWYQGGMSVFDFTDSANPKEIAFFDRGPISATANASGGFWSTYWYNGNIYGSELTRGFDSFKLTPSAFLTENELAAAAEVSSTQTNVQGQAHFEHEPSFALAKALVDQAERAGTLTGDALAETRLQIALAEELSADPLNEPATLAALAKAAEAAGEGTDASNALIALAGKLSGGSIPVEATVPQAADGSLALTVADFGDGVSLSQAENAGDRFVFEGELPDLTVTDSRNARQAGDGGWAVAGRSTDLTSVGGSVEAANLGWSPVVKTPRAGLAAGPESVVELDGGQGLARTSRLAHATADGRMGSATLGAGLFLHLPVNTDPGTYSGALTVSLFPVD; from the coding sequence ATGAGTACACTCACCACCCCGAGATCGCGGTGGAGGACGCGCACGCTTGCAGCCGCAGGCGCCGTCTTCCTCGGGATCTCGATGATGTCGGCGACAACCGCCGTCGCCGACCCGATGCCCACCGATCCACGCGAGGGCCTGTCCGCTGGTCTCTACGACGCCGGAGTCGCAGCCAGCGGTGTCGAGCACCTCGCCACGCTGCAGAAGACCGCGGGCCTCAGCACGAACTCGGACATCGCGTTCAAGGACGACATGGCCATCGTGGGCAACTACAACGGCATCCAGTTCTACGACGTCTCGAACCCGAGCGCCCCCGAGCTGGTCAGCATCCTGAACTGTCCGGGTAGCCAGAACGACGTCTCCGTCGTCGGCAACCTCCTCTTCATGTCGGTCGAGTCGACAGCCGCTCGCTTGGACTGCGTGCCCGGCTCATCGGCGCCCGTCTTCCGCGGCGTCCGCGTCTTCGACATCAGCAACGTGACGAACCCCGTCCAGGTCGCCGCCGTGCAGACCTGCCGTGGCTCGCACACGCACACGGTGCTGCAGGACCCGGATGACACCGAGAACATCTACATCTACGTCTCGGGCACGGCGGGCGTCCGCTCGGCCGAGCAGCTCGCCGGATGCAGCAACGAGACCGCCGAGGCAGCGAACCCCTCGCGCTGGCGCATCGAGGTCATCAAGGTTCCCGTCGCGAACCCGGCAGCGGCTGCGGTCGTGACGGAGTCGCGTCTGTTCGCGGATGCCACGACGGGTCGCGTCGACGGTCTCCAGAACGGCCCGACCGCCGAGAGCCCGCGTCACCCGTCGGGGGCGAACTACTCGCCGAGCCCGAACACCAACGCGTGCCACGACATCACGGTGTACCCCGAGATCGGTCTCGCCGCCGGCGCCTGCCAGGGCAACGGCATCCTGATCGACATCAGCGACCCGGCCAACCCGAAGCGGATCGACGCGGTCGCCGACCCGAACTTCTCGTACTGGCACTCGGCGACGTTCAACAACGACGGCACCAAGGTCATCTTCACCGACGAGTGGGGCGGCGGCGGCGGTGCGTACTGCCAGCCGATCCACCAGTCGAACTGGGGAGCCAACGGCATCTTCGACATCGTCGACGGCAAGCTGAAGTTCGCGAGCTACTACAAGATCCCGAACGTCCAGACGAACCGTGAGAACTGTGTCGCTCACAACGGTTCGCTCGTGCCGGTTCCGGGTCGCGACATCATGGTCCAGGCCTGGTATCAGGGCGGCATGTCGGTGTTCGACTTCACCGACAGCGCCAACCCGAAGGAGATCGCCTTCTTCGACCGCGGCCCGATCAGCGCCACGGCCAACGCGAGCGGCGGCTTCTGGTCGACGTACTGGTACAACGGCAACATCTACGGTTCGGAGCTGACGCGCGGGTTCGACTCGTTCAAGCTCACGCCGAGCGCCTTCCTGACCGAGAACGAGCTTGCCGCTGCCGCCGAGGTCTCCTCGACGCAGACGAACGTTCAGGGTCAGGCCCACTTCGAGCACGAGCCGAGCTTCGCTCTGGCGAAGGCTCTCGTGGACCAGGCCGAGCGTGCCGGCACGCTGACCGGTGACGCGCTCGCCGAGACGCGTCTGCAGATCGCCCTCGCAGAGGAGCTGTCCGCCGACCCGCTCAACGAGCCGGCCACCCTCGCCGCCCTCGCGAAGGCCGCCGAAGCAGCAGGCGAAGGCACCGACGCGTCCAACGCGCTCATCGCCCTCGCCGGCAAGCTCTCGGGCGGGTCCATCCCGGTCGAGGCAACCGTCCCGCAGGCTGCGGACGGGTCGCTGGCCCTCACGGTCGCCGACTTCGGTGACGGCGTCTCGCTGTCGCAGGCCGAGAACGCGGGAGACCGGTTCGTGTTCGAAGGTGAACTGCCCGACCTCACGGTCACCGACTCGCGCAACGCCCGCCAGGCCGGCGACGGCGGCTGGGCAGTCGCGGGCCGCTCGACGGACCTCACCTCCGTCGGCGGATCGGTCGAGGCCGCCAACCTCGGTTGGTCGCCCGTCGTCAAGACCCCGCGTGCGGGCCTTGCCGCCGGTCCTGAGTCGGTCGTCGAGCTCGACGGAGGCCAGGGCCTTGCCCGGACGTCGCGCCTCGCTCACGCGACCGCCGACGGTCGTATGGGTTCGGCGACGCTGGGTGCGGGCCTCTTCCTGCACCTGCCCGTCAACACCGACCCGGGCACCTACTCCGGCGCCCTGACGGTGTCGCTGTTCCCCGTCGACTGA
- a CDS encoding DUF305 domain-containing protein, producing the protein MAKPARHVRLLIASVAAAMALGLTACTSEPEASAPLPTVPVIQPGAPGEPNRTLSPEEAAAMTDAPYVEADVAFMRDMLHHHSQALVMTGYVEERTTNEKIRLLAERMDLSQTAEMDLMESWLQQRGEPVRDPDSQHGEHNADMPGLLSDDELAALEAASGAAFDKLFLTSMMKHHQGAITMVNELYAAGGGQDTELDIMAGHIHADQNIEISRMQEMLAAMR; encoded by the coding sequence ATGGCGAAACCTGCCCGGCACGTCCGGCTTTTGATCGCGAGCGTCGCAGCGGCGATGGCCCTGGGGCTGACGGCGTGCACGAGCGAGCCCGAAGCATCCGCTCCGCTTCCCACGGTTCCCGTCATCCAGCCCGGCGCCCCCGGAGAGCCCAACCGCACGCTCTCGCCCGAAGAGGCGGCCGCGATGACCGACGCGCCCTATGTAGAGGCAGACGTCGCCTTCATGCGCGACATGCTCCACCACCACTCGCAAGCGCTCGTGATGACGGGATACGTCGAAGAGCGCACCACGAACGAGAAGATCCGGCTTCTCGCCGAGCGCATGGATCTCAGCCAGACCGCCGAGATGGACCTCATGGAGTCGTGGCTGCAGCAACGCGGCGAGCCCGTGCGCGACCCCGACAGCCAGCACGGCGAGCACAATGCTGACATGCCGGGACTGCTGAGCGACGACGAGCTCGCGGCACTCGAGGCCGCGAGCGGTGCCGCGTTCGACAAGCTCTTCCTCACCTCGATGATGAAGCACCACCAGGGTGCGATCACGATGGTCAACGAGCTGTACGCGGCGGGTGGCGGTCAGGACACCGAGCTCGACATCATGGCCGGACACATCCACGCCGATCAGAACATCGAGATCTCCCGCATGCAGGAGATGCTCGCCGCCATGCGCTGA
- a CDS encoding LVIVD repeat-containing protein — MYTRSPERARWKTRAFAAVGAIALGVSMVSATSMAASADTVDVDPRVGLSAGVFDAGQAAKNIELMSTTPKSEAFNNYNSDLAFTGNYAISGNYNGFQVYDISNSAAPELKGTFVCPGGQGDVSVYGNLLFMSVESSPGRLDCASSPAAAATDPQNFRGVRIFDISNILAPVQVTGVQTCRGSHTHTVVEDADDPDNVYIYVSGTSGVRTTTTNVPGGCTDRSGNTVASQLDENGNPVLGSRFLVEVIKVPLANPAAAEVVNKARLFTDAATGSPAGLWPGGSHGEGLQSTSATDACHDITAYPEIGLAAGACEGNGVLIDISNPADPKRIDAVTDPRFAYWHSATFSNDGTKVVFTDEWGGGSGARCRATDPLNWGANAIFDIVDGKLQFKSYYKMPAPQTAQENCVAHNGSLVPVPGRDIMVQAWYQGGLSVFDFTDSANPKEIAFFDRGPMSPTALVLSGYWSTYWYNGAIFGNEIGRGFDSLALQPSEFLTANEIAAAEEVTAEYTNVQGQAHFEHEPSFALAKALVDQAERAGTLTGDALAETRLQIALAEELSADPLNEPATLAALAKAAEAAGEGTDASNALIALAGKLSGGSIPVEATVPQAPDGSLALTVADFGDGVSLSQAENAGDRFVFEGELPDLTVTDSRNARQAGDGGWAVAGRSTDLTSIEGAVSAANLGWSPVVKTPRAGLAAGPESVVELDGGTGLSLTSRLADATTDGRMGSATLGAGLFLHLPVNTDPGTYSGALTVSLFPVD, encoded by the coding sequence ATGTACACCCGATCACCTGAGCGCGCGCGCTGGAAGACGCGCGCGTTCGCCGCCGTAGGGGCCATCGCCCTCGGCGTCTCGATGGTCTCCGCCACTTCCATGGCAGCGAGCGCGGACACGGTCGACGTCGACCCCCGCGTCGGGCTGTCGGCCGGCGTCTTCGACGCAGGCCAGGCTGCGAAGAACATCGAGCTGATGTCGACGACGCCCAAGTCCGAGGCATTCAACAACTACAACTCCGACCTCGCCTTCACGGGCAACTACGCCATCTCGGGCAACTACAACGGATTCCAGGTCTACGACATCAGCAACTCGGCAGCGCCGGAGCTGAAGGGAACATTCGTGTGTCCGGGTGGACAGGGCGACGTCTCCGTCTACGGCAACCTGCTGTTCATGTCGGTCGAGTCCTCCCCCGGACGCCTTGACTGTGCCTCGTCGCCGGCCGCTGCTGCCACCGACCCGCAGAACTTCCGCGGTGTGCGCATCTTCGACATCAGCAACATCCTCGCTCCCGTGCAGGTGACGGGCGTCCAGACGTGCCGCGGTTCGCACACGCACACCGTCGTCGAGGACGCTGACGACCCCGACAACGTGTACATCTACGTCTCGGGCACTTCGGGCGTGCGTACCACGACGACGAACGTCCCCGGCGGCTGCACCGACCGCAGCGGCAACACCGTGGCATCGCAGCTCGACGAGAACGGCAACCCGGTCCTCGGATCGCGCTTCCTCGTCGAGGTCATCAAGGTTCCGCTCGCCAACCCGGCAGCTGCCGAGGTCGTCAACAAGGCTCGCCTCTTCACGGATGCCGCGACCGGCAGCCCCGCGGGTCTCTGGCCTGGCGGCAGCCACGGTGAGGGCCTCCAGTCGACGTCGGCCACCGACGCGTGCCACGACATCACCGCCTACCCCGAGATCGGTCTCGCGGCCGGTGCGTGTGAGGGCAACGGTGTCCTGATCGACATCAGCAACCCCGCCGACCCCAAGCGCATCGACGCGGTCACCGACCCGCGCTTCGCGTACTGGCACTCGGCCACGTTCTCGAACGACGGCACGAAGGTCGTCTTCACCGACGAGTGGGGTGGCGGTTCCGGTGCTCGCTGCCGCGCGACCGACCCGCTGAACTGGGGCGCGAACGCGATCTTCGACATCGTCGACGGCAAGCTGCAGTTCAAGAGCTACTACAAGATGCCCGCGCCGCAGACGGCTCAGGAGAACTGTGTCGCTCACAACGGTTCGCTCGTGCCGGTTCCGGGTCGCGACATCATGGTCCAGGCCTGGTACCAGGGTGGTCTCTCGGTGTTCGACTTCACCGACAGCGCCAACCCGAAGGAGATCGCCTTCTTCGACCGTGGCCCCATGAGCCCGACCGCGCTCGTCCTCTCGGGCTACTGGTCGACGTACTGGTACAACGGCGCGATCTTCGGTAACGAGATCGGTCGCGGCTTCGACAGCCTCGCACTGCAGCCGAGCGAGTTCCTGACGGCGAACGAGATCGCAGCCGCCGAGGAAGTGACGGCCGAGTACACGAACGTTCAGGGTCAGGCCCACTTCGAGCACGAGCCGAGCTTCGCTCTGGCGAAGGCTCTCGTGGACCAGGCCGAGCGTGCCGGCACGCTGACCGGTGACGCGCTCGCCGAGACGCGTCTGCAGATCGCCCTCGCAGAGGAGCTGTCCGCCGACCCGCTCAACGAGCCGGCCACCCTCGCCGCCCTCGCGAAGGCCGCCGAAGCAGCAGGCGAAGGCACCGACGCGTCCAACGCGCTCATCGCCCTCGCCGGCAAGCTGTCCGGTGGTTCGATCCCCGTCGAGGCGACAGTGCCCCAGGCTCCGGACGGATCGCTGGCCCTCACGGTCGCCGACTTCGGTGACGGCGTCTCGCTGTCGCAGGCCGAGAACGCGGGAGACCGGTTCGTGTTCGAGGGCGAACTGCCCGACCTCACGGTCACCGACTCGCGCAACGCCCGCCAGGCCGGCGACGGCGGCTGGGCAGTCGCGGGCCGCTCGACGGACCTCACGTCCATCGAAGGTGCCGTCTCGGCCGCCAACCTCGGTTGGTCGCCCGTCGTCAAGACCCCGCGCGCGGGCCTTGCCGCCGGTCCTGAGTCGGTCGTCGAGCTCGACGGAGGAACGGGTCTCTCGCTGACCTCGCGCCTCGCCGATGCGACCACCGACGGCCGTATGGGTTCGGCGACGCTGGGTGCGGGCCTCTTCCTGCACCTGCCCGTCAACACCGACCCGGGCACCTACTCCGGCGCCCTGACGGTGTCGCTGTTCCCCGTCGACTGA